Proteins encoded together in one Dasypus novemcinctus isolate mDasNov1 chromosome 9, mDasNov1.1.hap2, whole genome shotgun sequence window:
- the SLC16A4 gene encoding LOW QUALITY PROTEIN: monocarboxylate transporter 5 (The sequence of the model RefSeq protein was modified relative to this genomic sequence to represent the inferred CDS: inserted 3 bases in 2 codons; substituted 1 base at 1 genomic stop codon): MVSHLLRRSIVPERQGXARPYTKTLDGGWGWMIVFHFFLVNVFLIGMTKSFAILFVVFQEEFESTSEQTGWIGSIMSSLLFSAGIKTTISLLPLTAMTYEILGEKTTSIVGAFLVTGGYVISSWATSIPFLCVTTGLLPGLGSACLYHVAAVVTTKYFKKRLRLSTAIACSGMGVTFVLAPFTQFLIDLYDWPGALYLFGAIIMNLVPSSMLLRLIYIKSKSNFDIKDEDSSLSASGPEAVNRTETSYCNETQKSSIRDSTMQRAGQPSTISTISENQNKELNNGPKKTRLLLINNKESYEKRTILWSCTFFDISLXNPFFYIFTWSFLLSQLAYFIPTFHLVARAKTLGIDSMDASYLISAAGITETXSQIISGWVADQDWIKKYHYHKSYLILCGITNLLAPLATTFPLLMTYSIFFAIFSGGYLALILPVLVDMSGNSTVHRFLGLASFFAGMALLPGPPIAGWLHDYTQTYTNSFYFSGTCYLLSSVSFFFVPLAERWKNKQNLTRKKEDSNQVKA, translated from the exons GTAAATGTATTTCTGATCGGGATGAccaagtcttttgccattttatttgtgGTTTTTCAAGAAGAGTTTGAAAGCACCTCAGAGCAAACTGGCTGGATTGGATCCATCATGTCATCACTTCTTTTTTCTGCAGGTATAAAGACAACAATAAGCTTGCT TCCCCTGACCGCCATGACTTATGAAATACTTGGAGAGAAAACTACTTCCATTGTTGGGGCTTTCCTTGTTACTGGTGGATACGTGATCAGCAGCTGGGCTACTAGCATTCCCTTTCTTTGTGTAACTACGGGACTTTTACCTG GTTTGGGTTCTGCGTGCCTGTACCATGTAGCTGCTGTGGTAACcactaaatatttcaaaaaacgATTACGGCTTTCTACAGCTATTGCCTGCTCTGGGATGGGAGTGACATTTGTGTTGGCACCTTTTACGCAATTCCTGATAGATCTTTATGACTGGCCAGGTG CCTTATATTTATTTGGAGCTATCATAATGAATTTGGTGCCTTCCAGTATGCTCTTGAGACTCATCTATATCAAAAGTAAGAGTAATTTTGACATTAAAGATGAAGATAGCAGTTTATCTGCAAGTGGTCCTGAGGCAGTGAACAGGACAGAAACATCATACTGCAATGAGACCCAGAAGTCTTCCATCAGGGACAGCACTATGCAGAGGGCTGGGCAACCCAGTACAATTTCAACAATCTCggaaaatcaaaacaaagagCTCAACAATGGGCCTAAGAAGACAAGACTGCTCCTAATAAACAACAAAGAAAGTTATGAGAAAAGGACTATTTTGTGGAGCTGTACATTCTTTGATATTTCTC AGAATCCTTTCTTCTACATATTTACCTGGTCTTTTCTCCTCAGCCAGTTAGCGTATTTCATCCCTACCTTTCACCTGGTAGCCAGAGCCAAGACACTGGGGATTGACAGCATGGATGCCTCCTACCTCATTTCTGCAGCTG GTATCACTGAAAC AAGTCAGATAATCTCTGGATGGGTTGCTGATCAAGACTGGATCAAGAAATATCATTACCACAAGTCTTACCTCATCCTCTGCGGCATCACTAACCTGCTTGCTCCTTTAGCCACCACATTTCCACTACTTATGACCTACTCCATCTTCTTTGCCATTTTCTCTGGTGGATACCTTGCATTGATACTTCCTGTACTG GTTGATATGTCTGGGAATTCTACAGTACACAGGTTTTTGGGACTTGCTAGTTTCTTTGCTGGGATGGCTCTCCTTCCTGGACCACCTATAGCAG GCTGGTTACATGATTATACCCAGACATACACCAACTCCTTCTACTTCTCTGGCAcatgctatctcctttcttcagtttcctttttctttgtaccGCTGGCTGAGAGatggaaaaacaaacagaatctgaccagaaagaaagaagactccaaTCAAGTGAAAGCTTAA